TGCACACTGCTGAATTGTTTGCAACAGTGACttggaacattttcagcttATCTCACGTTATCCTTTATCTAATTTTTGCTGCTCTGAACCTCCAGTCTGACCGGCTGCAGTCACTGATTGATGCTTCAGGAATCCTCGGTCATAAACCACCTGGCAAAAACTAGTTTTACTCGTTACATTCACTTAATATTCAAAAACTACAGCACCTGTCTGTAGCAACTGTCTGtatcttgtttattttctgttgtccTACTTTATTGATGACTCTTCCTGTTATTTTATAGAGTAAACACTATGTGTAATGGGACGCTCCAGTAGCTGTAATGGTAAATGGACTGCACTTCCTCAGCTCTTCGTTTAGTACACCCCCCGTCTCGTTAGCTGAACCACAGCCGCTCTCGTCATAAATGTGAGTTTGCTCATCGTGATTGCTGCTCTGTCTGCCTCTGCAGGAGCTTTCTAAAGCACAAagtctttgggtttttttctcaACTTAGAGAACTCAACTTTTTAGCTAAAAGCCTGAATGTGAAGGTGGAAACATGATAGCAGTTACAGTGAGAGCAGATGGTTTAAAAATGCTATCGAGACATTAGGGAGAGATGGCCGAGATGAGAAGGTCTTTGTGACTTTTGAGCATATCTTTAGGCAAATAAAGCGACATCCATAATTGCAGAGTTACGATTAAAGAGCTGCGCAAAGACAACATAACACAATATCTGAGAAAAACACACTCTGGCTAATGTTCAAGTTTAAATGTTCAGGTCGAGGCCACACAGTTGTTTTGACTCATTTAAATATTACTCTTAAGACTCTACGATATTACTTATTGTGCGAATTTAGCTGAATAATTTCAATTAATTTAAGTTTCGATTTCTGGCTCGTCAGGAATACTGAGCCAAGCTGCTTTCTCATGCATTTTTTGGCCACTATCATGACTTGGACATTGACACAAATGCTATTTATAAAATGGTAATCACAATAATTCCTGCATGTCATGACTGCTGTACAGCCAGAAACGTTTTTGGCTTGCATTATGACAAGTGCAAAATCCactattattaataattaattacaAATGTGTCACCCAGAAGTCCCTGAAGGAAACTAGGGCAACGATTACTATATCCACATTACAGGAACTGCAATCTTGTTTAGATCATGGTAAATGATTCACAACGTACTACTATAAAGTAATCACTGTCGTGTGAGAGAAATGCCCGTAAATCAGATTCATCCGGCTGGAAGGAAACATGCAGGTatacttttctatttttttcctcatttgtaACAGATTTTAATAATCCACAGAGGGAAATCCTGCTGTTAAAGCAGCTTTTGTATTCAGCAAGGGagtaaacaataagacaaaattcaagtcaaaataagaaaagaataaagaaaatataatacagaaagaaaaaaattaacaaaatatacaagagtgatacagaaatgtgcaaataagAATGTATTTAGATGTGCAAATGACACAGGGAGATTGCAGATGAGCTAACAGATACCATGAACGCCGTTAGAATATAAAGTGTATTGTCACTTTACTCTTTCTGTCTGCGAAAGTAACAACTGAATTTTCCCTTGGGGATCACTTCTATTCTATTGAAATCACGTCACcctttttacatgtttttgtagtGAAGGAGGAATGCAGTAATACCATCCTCGCTAAAAATGTGACTCATTCTGCAATATTTATCAAGATAATGACAATTTGatgagtgatttttattttgcatatcATTAATCTCTGGGGTAACCATTTAGGTTTTATGCTGTGcatctgtttttcactttttaatatatatttttttggctAACCTATATAGATATACAACTATTAGATCAATATTTAGACTATTGTATTGGTGTTCGTAGGGTTTGTGGGTTGTCTGTGTAACAAATGCTGCTGTTACAAATAATTTCCTTGATAGGATCGATAAAGTATATTTTCTATTCTTTTCTTAACCAAGTGTTGCTGTAGATTaagagcttaaaaaaaaaacccgttTGGGGCATGGAAATGGGATGGTGCTCGTGGTCTCTTCTTTTGGTGGCTCACAGGTGAATAATGATGCACATGAAGGGCTGCAGCTGGATTAATTAGTTTAAGTAAagattaaccctcgtgtcgtcctggaggtcaaaattgacccattttaaagtttgaaaatgtggggaaaaatacatatatattttcacagtgaaacttctgatgtccacattttcaacatttttgggaaatctttgaacatttctctttggtggaaaaaaaaagaaatgttataaatgtttcttaagaacgttcgtaaaaatgttttattgtgaatgttcttaaataaaatattagaagttttaccgatatatatgtaatcactttagatatttttaggatttttttggaagatttttactcattttttgaaaatatttacaagaattttcttgtcaaatttgggggaatttttttttcaataaaacttttaagggaaaattttgaggaattattggaattttcttcctgacagttttgcaaattttcagaaatttggggattttttttcctgaattttttaaatctatttttagtgcccgtaaatgaggacaacaggagggttaagtggTGAGATTCACATTGGACAGCAGGTTGAAAATGAGCTGGCACACCTTCACTTTGTGGAAGTTCACTCTGGGACGAAGGTCCTTCCTCTTCAATCCCCTCTACCTCCATGTGCAGCGACTCTGCCGACCCAGTCTGCTTTCTTATAAACCTGCACAGAGGCACCAAAACGTCTGACAGTTACATTATCTGATGTAAATACCAGCTAAACCAGCAGGAGGTGGTTAGCTTAGCCCAGGCTATCTCCATAATGAGTTAAGCATGACCAGTCAGCAGCTCTCTAATCTGTAAATACTCCCCCCGGGTCGACGTCTTACCTGATTTAACGTCTCTTTAACGGCGGATGTAGTCGTGAGGAGTGAATGTTGGCAGAGAcggaagacaaaacaaaaagatttgtTCGATTTTGTTGCTGCGACTGGAGAGgaagtgcaaaaaaacaaagcgTCATGTGACTTCCGCGTCATCGTATGACTGCGTGCGGTGCGGTGCGGGCGAAACCAAACTTGCTAGCGTTCCGTCGGACTGAGAGCAGAGGTGGTGCTAACAGTGCGATGTTTCCTCCGGTATTACCATGACACCTTTTATTTCGAACAACTGACTTTGTGCGGCTGAAAACCACATCTATCGGTAAGTCCGGCTCGTATTTCTCCGCAAACTGAGCGCACAACTTAAAGCTTTGTCCGTTAGTCGGTCCGTTAGGAGAGCTAATAACCAGCTAGCATGTCACTGTTTAGCCGAAGAGGGTGTTTAAAGAGAAGCGCTGGAAAGTTTGTCAGCTCAAGTGGGAATGTTAGTGAGTCAGGCGTCCGTCTTTAACAAAGCCAGTCTCCAGCTTGCTGGCGGTGTGAATAGATGTGTTCGGACCTTGTAGTTGCGACTGCTGAGCTGTACGGGGCTTTAAACTGATAGCAGGTAAAAAATCAATATGCTTTATAGTCATGGATGGTGCAGTACTCCTTCAAAAAcggtaaaaagaaagaaaaaatgcaagATATTGGCAAAATAGATGAAaagattgtgtttttgtatttgagcTTTTTGTATAGAATATAATAGACTAGGTCTTTGTCACTGttgcaaaaaacaatgaaaatccgTTTACCAGTCTCCACatagcagcattaaaaataaactatataggacagggctgtcaaactcattttagttcaggttagttccacattcagcccaatttaatCTCCAGTGGGctagaccagtaaaatcacaacctATAAATGATAACAATTccaatttttttctctcttttagtgcaaaaaagtacattctgaaaatgttcacatttaatcagctatctttttacaaaacattatgaacaaccggaaatttgttaagaaaaataaattcaatttcaacaacattatgcctcagtttatcatttgtagagtatctacaaaggcacaaaacatttagtcacaggtatctggaactgaatgatatagtattttgctttaaaaaagacaaaaataagacaaaatgttacaaaaatgagactaaatgacaaaaatgggaaacaaaatgacaaaaaagttacaaagcgacaaaaaaaatggaaaaatgacataaacgagacaaaaaatgacaaaagcaggaaacaaaatgacaaaagcaatacacaaaacaatgaaaaaagcaaaacacaaaatgacaaaaatgagacaaagaacacaagcgagacaaaaaggaaactcaaaaatgacaaaaacgtgagacaagcgacaaaaatcaaatcaaaaacaagacaaaatattacagaactcagaaacaaaatgacaaaagaacaataaacaatgcagtattttactttatgatgaaaacaacttgtcatggtctagaaattattttacatttataattttgcaaatgtacaaattgcagttaatgtcttctttgtattttttacactttgaaggCCGGTtctggctgcatgtttgacacctctgatactaaaaatatatacagcTAAAATATCAGAGCAAAATATACAGTGTGGTTAGAGACCTACATAGTTATTGTACATGGTATGAGATGCACTTAAACATGAATATTGTCATGCGATATTGTCATTCACGAGGGAGAGAGCAGAGGTTTGACAGCTTGGAGGAATGCAGGGCTGTTTATGAGTCTGCTGGTTGTGGCTGTAACGTTTACTGGGCTGTTTGGTGATTTCCCTGGCTTTTATAGGTTATGCTAAGACAGTTGTCATATTCACTGATGTTTTAATTGTGTGTCACTTCGGAATTAGAATTatattatttgctgtttgttttccccTGCAGGTGCTACGATGGATTAGAAATACAACCCTACCATGGTGCActgctgtaaaaatgtgaatgatTACCTCGGAGGACAGTGACATAAAGAGCTCATCTGGTTATACCTTCGTCCCTCGTAAACTTTAAAGATGCCAGGCGGGAACCTCCTCACCAAGGTGCGTTCGGCCTTCAGGAAGGAGAGGAGCGACTGGGACCTGAGCGACACGGCTCCCTTCGACTTCTCTGGCGAGCTGGTGGAGGAAGAGGCGCCCAGATTCAACAAGCTGAAGGTGGTGGTCTCCGGAGAGATGTCGGACTACTCTGCCGGAGCTCCGTCCAACGGAGTGGCGGTGAACACGGTGGTGGTGCCGGGTGATGACGATGACTCCCTGCTGGACTCCTCCTCCAGCCTGGGCAGCCCGGGCTTGAACATGGACCCTTGTGACAACTGCATCAAGAAGAGGGAGATGATCAAGCACAGGAAGGTGATGAAGAGGCTCATCATTGCAGCTTTGCTGTATATTCTTTTCATGACCGGTGAAATTATAGGTAAGCACATGCAGACTGAACCCCTGACTAAACCAGGGGTGCCCGACTCATTTTaattcaggttccacattcagcccagtttgatcccCAGTggccagtaaaatcacaacatattaACCTAtgaataaccacaactcctaatgtttcctttgttttaatgcaaaaaagtacattatgaaaatgtttacatttaaggaGTTATCTTTTTATGAAACATCATGAGCAACCTGagatttctgaagaaaaataagttcagtttcaaccacattctgcctcagtttatcatttccacttTACAAATCACAGATTGTAAAGTATCtataaaggcacaaaacatttagtcacagctaccTGGAACTGAATGAGATTGTATTTTACTAAATCGGAAAAAATTAAGCtaataaaaaacaagacaaaatattgcaaaaattgGACCCAAAACAGTTAacgcgagaaacaaaatgacaaaatgagacaaccaacacaaaacaaaacaaaaaagagacaaaaaaacattacaaactgacaaaaaaatgagacaaacgacagcAATGAGccagaaaattacacaaaacgacaaaaattagacaaaaaacacaagcgagacaaaaaagaaacgcaacaataaaatgagaaacaaaatgacaaaaaacatgagacaaaagccagataaaaaacaagacaaattggtacaaaaacaaggcacaacaaaagaacaaatcaaaacaacttgtcatggtctagaaattattttaaatttatagttttactaatttacaatctgcagttaatgtcttctctgtaatttttacactttgagggccggattggaccctctggactAAACAGTTATTTTATCACCGCTGGTCAATCAGTGACTGATCAGACCCACTGAAAGGCAGAAACCTTCAATGATTACAAACAAGACAAGTTCGACTTTCTCTTTACTGTCAACACTCAAGTTAGCAGAAAAAAGCACGCAGCCCTCTGTAACATCACGAAACATTAACCTTCAGGAAGACGGATAATAAAAAGATGGCACTAGCTGTTTCTTGTGTTGAACTGACTCAGCAGTTGTTCATACTATTAGACATCTCCCAGTTCTACGTTACCGTCATAGTTTCTGCAGTCGGTCTGACAAGCAGCCGCAGGCCCCTATAATTCGTCAGATCTGCTCAACCATCTCAGACATGTTGTAGGAAACCTGTCAGACTCGCTTTCTCATGGCAGACCTTTTACATTATTGATTTACTTTCTGCTGTTGTCGCAATTTATTCATCTGTGGATTATTAATCTGCTTAAAGCGCCAATGTTTCAGAGGGGAAACAAAAATGTTAAGTAGGTTTACATGTGCTAGACTTCTGTTTTGTGGCCCCTGTTTTTCCCATGTTAGATAGAGGGCTTTTGTATTAATAATGAGTCAGTGTTATGTAATAAAACAAGGCTGGCTAGTTTTTGTCAACAGTGTGTGACAGTTTaccacttttttaaaatttgatcttGAACTATTTTCGCTGTTTTTCGAATTTAGTTGTTATTTACCAGAAAAATACATCTTGAAACACACTCCAAAAGTCATCTGTCCATTCACAGCAGACTACCAAGAAGTCTAATCACATACTTTGTTGTTGATGTACGTCAagagtgtcaaacatgcggcctgcgggTCAAAACGGGCCTCCAGATGGTCTAATCAGGCCCACGGgacaactttgtaaagtgtaaaattacagagaagacattaccTGTTAACtgtaaattcaaaataatttctACACCATGACAAATTAtttagatcataaagtaaaatactagattgttcttttgtcattttgagtctcatttttgtgatattttgtcttattcttgttgttttttttctatctgatgtgttgtttgtctcatgcttttatccttttgtgttccttttttcctcgcttgtgttttttgtcttatttttgtcattttgtgttttgctttattcatttttgtgtaatatttagtctctttttttgttttgtttcatgtcatttgtctcattttggtcattttgtgtctcatttttgtctttttgtgtctcgtttttgtaaactattgtgttgttcctgttgttttttttctgtctgatgtattgtttgtctcatgcttttaTCGTTTTGCGTTACTTTTTTCCtcccttgtgttttttgtcttatttttgtcattttgtgttttgctttattcatttttgtgcaatatttagtgtcttttttgttttctttcatgtcatttgtctcatttttgtcattttgtgtctcgtttttgttgttttcttgtctttttttgtcagactgcggtcattttgatcataaagtaaaatactacatcattcaCTTCCACATACCTGAGACTAAATGTTGtcttcctttgtagacactctgtgatctgtaagtttagtgtgtaaatgataaactgaggcataatgtcgCTGAAATTccacttatttttctgaagaaatttccgTTTGTTCATAATGCTTAATACAAAGATAATTCattcaatgtgaacattttcagaatgtccttttttgcactaaagcaaaggaaaaatttggagatATCGTCATTTGTAGgtcattatgctgtggttttactggtcgtTCAAGTATGCGAtttaaatttttcatgttttctcttgCTTGCAGGTGGGTATCTATCAAACAGCTTGGCCATCATGACCGATGCCGTGCACATGCTTACGGACGTGGTGGGGATTTTGTTCACTCTGCTGGCCGTCTGGCTCTCCACCAAACCACCCACCAAGAGATTCACCTTCGGGCTGCATCGCGTCGGTGAGCTTCAGAGGCGGCGACACTTCTTCCTTTCACTTCCTCTGAGCTTCTTCTGTTTTGTGTGAAGCAACCAGATGCGGATGAATCACGCTCAAAAAAAGAAACCGCGCGCTCAGCAGTTCTAAACAAAGATCAGGTTCCAGACGGCTTTGATCGCTGGAGGTGCAGATGGTTGAAATTTCTGTCTGTCAGGAACTGATGAATTTGACTTTGGATGTCACTGTTATGaaaatttattatttcatttcaaaagtactttccatcagtggagtttggTGTGGATATACAGAGACAAGCCACAGCGTTAAAACCCCCTGCAGAGGAAAGGAAGCTGCTTTATTTATctgttgatttaaatgtgaTGTAAATTTCCCTCAGATGatagatgtttgttttctttccgtCGTTACTTTTCGCTTTGTTAATGAGCTTTCATGGATATCCTACAGATGTGATTACATTCCCCTGCTCTTTGACATACTGCTATAATTGAGACACAGTTTACAGAGAGAAAATAATTAGACTTCAGCCTTCAATATTCCCACAATCTCCTACCTCTTCTCTCTTCATTCCCCTAAGACTTGGATCACAGTCATACTCCTTGCAAAGCATACAAATTCTCCCCTTCAAGAGGCTCTGATAAAAGaagatgaaataaaagcaaacactCAAGAAGAAATGGGGTAAAAGGAGGGAAAGAAAGGCCGACTGTTAAAGAGAAACGGCTTCTTAATGCATTATTGCATAGCTGTTTCCAAACTAAATTATTGCAGGAGCCAAAAATACATCGTATTTATGCAGAAATAGAGTGTTGCATTGAGACTGAGATAATGCTCTGTGTTCCCTAAGGCTCAACAAGTGACAACAAATTTTTGATCTTATTAAAAGAGAGAAATTATACTAAATAATTTGAAATTAATTTAGCCAATAAGTGAAATGTAATCAATACAACAACTCCTATATAACCGCTTTCCTTCTCACACATCCCTTCTGTCTTAGACTATGTTGTTGAAATGCTTTTTTCTCACACAGCTTCTGTTTTTCCTTGCTCTAAATATCCTGTGTTTGTGCGACTGACTGCGACTTCCTGCTCTAGAGGTTGTGTCGGTGGTGCTCAGCGTGCTGCTCATCTACATCCTGACGGCCTTCCTGCTCTACGAGGCGGTTCAGAGGACGATTAACCAAGACTTCAACATCGACGGAGACGTCATGATCATCACTGCAGCTGTGGGCGTGGCTGTTAACATCATGTAAGTGAAAGCTGTCGGTGAAGGGAAAAGCTGCAGGatttcacaaaagaaatgcagaaacgCGTTGAAAGAGTGTCGGCAAAGATTGAACGGTTGAGTCTAAAGTAaagtccagttttttttttttaccacagtcTGTAGTTAAACAGAGTTTCTGAGTGCGTGAAACCATGACGTCTGGTAGACCAAATGTGTTTAATGTAGGGATGTATGATAATATCGCCCCGCCGGTTTTATCAGCctgatattggcataaaaatgtgatattgGTCAATCTCATTATCGTATTTTTTTGCCGATCACGTAGGGATGTAACGATGCATCGTGAGACAGTTAAAAATCGATGCAAATGTGCAACGATTCAAATCAGCTGAGCTGAAAAATGTGTCACGATGCCCTTTTTAAACAGCAGAGTTGAGTTCACTTGATCGACGTCTACGTGTTCGACATCGTACGTCACTGTCAGCTATTCAGACGGAACAAGAGACACGGCGGATTTCGAAATCGAGGACGCACAGACCAGtttgaactgttgtttgagacaatttAATGGCATAAATATGGAATTTTTTCCATAACTtcagttgaagtagttttcttaatttacacagaaaatgtttccatctgaaagccttgttgcatttgagaatgtGTCCAgtggggcatcacaataaaatgaggcatgatgtgttaattccacgacAGGaaatatgtgatgttacctaaaattagttaaatagcccACAGATATCGGTATTGGTTGATATCAGAATTGGAAATTCAGAGTTGAACAATATCGGCATATCTGTTATCGACCAAAAAGCCAATATTGGACATCCCTAATTTAATGCTAGTGCTTTGAATAATTCAAACTCTTCTTTTGTGATTTTCAGAATGGGTTTCTTGTTGAACCAAAGCGGTCACGGCCACTCCCACTTTCATGGCCACGGCCACTCCCACGGCCACGGTCACGGCCACTCCCACGGCCACGGTCACGGCCACTCCCACGGCCATGGTCACGGCCACTCCCACGACTCTGCAGCTGCTTCGGGTTCACAGCCGGCCGGTTCAGGTCAGCAGAAGAATAACGACAGCCTCGCCGTTAGAGCCGCCTTCGTCCACGCTTTGGGAGATCTCTTCCAGAGTGTCGGGGTGCTCATAGCTGCCTACGTTGTCCGGTTCAAGGTACACAGCTTCGTTACAGAACTGTCTCCATGAATTTTTCAAGATTCatacacacagcagaaacacagcggTTACCCTCAGTGATGAAATTCTTATTTTGCGAGATcccttcacacaactgaaataccaaataaaatgagataagttgaaaataagatcgtaaaaataataaaataagataaaaaaaacttttctgaaGACAGCACAATGGAATGCATTCCAAAATGCACTGAGATGCTTCAGGtgaatcagccaatcagaatgCAGCCTGGGGTGAAGGGAGATGAGGGATTGGGTCAGGTTCAGCGCTGTGCAGAACTGTCAAACCCAGATGGATACAGTGCGACATGTACAAGAGAGGTGTCCAATGAGATGCATAATAGATTGGTTCTGGTCGGGTCATTTCCTGCTCGTCCCCCTCTGTGTGCAAATGTTGGCAATATCGCAGTTCTGTCATACGTAAACAGGCAAGGGATATGTGCAAAATGTTCCTTTGAGTGTTCACCAGTAGCAAGGTTTACTTCTAATGTTTCTAGAGTCATTGTTTGGAAACTTTTATATAATTTACTGTTTCTTTCAGTAGATTCAGTGTTAGTTTTACATGACAAAAAGTTCAGtggcaatttagaataaaatagaatatatGCTTTATTGACCGCAGCATTTGATACACAGACAACCCACAAACACAGTGAACACAAAGTCTGAATATTGATCTACTGGTCATAAATCTGTAT
This genomic interval from Acanthochromis polyacanthus isolate Apoly-LR-REF ecotype Palm Island chromosome 2, KAUST_Apoly_ChrSc, whole genome shotgun sequence contains the following:
- the slc30a4 gene encoding zinc transporter 4 — encoded protein: MPGGNLLTKVRSAFRKERSDWDLSDTAPFDFSGELVEEEAPRFNKLKVVVSGEMSDYSAGAPSNGVAVNTVVVPGDDDDSLLDSSSSLGSPGLNMDPCDNCIKKREMIKHRKVMKRLIIAALLYILFMTGEIIGGYLSNSLAIMTDAVHMLTDVVGILFTLLAVWLSTKPPTKRFTFGLHRVEVVSVVLSVLLIYILTAFLLYEAVQRTINQDFNIDGDVMIITAAVGVAVNIIMGFLLNQSGHGHSHFHGHGHSHGHGHGHSHGHGHGHSHGHGHGHSHDSAAASGSQPAGSGQQKNNDSLAVRAAFVHALGDLFQSVGVLIAAYVVRFKPELKLADPICTYIFSVLVIFTTLRIIRDTTVIVLEGVPRHLDTQRIKEDLMQLEDVQSVDELNVWSLTADKTAALVHLQLTPSSASSWEDVQAKARHLLLHTYGLSRCTVQVQTYRLRMVRSCAQCQQSNA